In the genome of Cryptomeria japonica chromosome 8, Sugi_1.0, whole genome shotgun sequence, one region contains:
- the LOC131069307 gene encoding uncharacterized protein LOC131069307 produces MEIGDLARISVLLAVVVIFTFSILVDVWKAYSRKAHWVPSHYLVLSAFIIQLLSLLCGQSTLSKDALGKAGNVLKHDLWMIHSSRVMLCVVMAYLMPSMAARGSIEFWGKLSALGITIVLQMSSELYRVYLHAKTHNVIWSGRKVTSEHAFVGSAIIITISFVLLLLLLACAHFASLGIQVIFSQKIPLILPPERDADVKQWRWRDVEDKVLKAWIVARAYTPEFIIAKSPLSSSAAVMLWLLIGSSMIGWFMSGPSLKTHGTFNLLKLAVTFLQVAFILIGWVIVTWRSGIAAGYYLKWHSETWRTICKVEDFWTRHIKDLIRAKELKLLPEERLDTEVHKLVVKQTTKNQIPRMFLYLMMMVQWLTVSFSKLCWIISVSFFQSGCMSGLCCILPKQSAKEFEKFSNYEKVLEGLEMLDETRESLWIANKRSIAKAKDLITHGNHDGETSCKELVALLARRKERDGLDLSSFDPKEAAGGFKYLWQMTSIEDCKPLEVEKQFVEATKTSWKMTAVSLISIIIHLSPVCNSSECSDASGNTSHDFPPKEVKDSLKAYSQAWEILDFVDAHEDNRITCKAADELFITLETSVDKGVLPPRRIFHTTSECSFIAIDELAEQSKRKVYNPRGLDIISAMVNRLGLKSKVEKTKAEGGDLESGGAYDSMDWKEVAGGNAVYKLCKSIARNYNADTRELLEELQLALADIIYASIAKAKLIIVERTSKWAKQSDENSIARALYITGKATALMKEVKRLEKRKTTIPPRYY; encoded by the exons ATGGAGATTGGTGACCTTGCAAGAATATCAGTATTGCTGGCTGTAGTAGTTATATTTACATTCTCCATCTTAGTGGATGTATGGAAAGCATATAGTAGGAAAGCCCATTGGGTTCCTTCTCATTACCTTGTGCTTAGTGCTTTTATTATCCAGCTGCTTAGCTTACTTTGTGGGCAGAGTACATTGTCCAAGGACGCACTGGGTAAGGCGGGCAATGTGCTAAAGCATGACTTGTGGATGATCCATAGTAGCCGAGTCATGTTGTGTGTGGTGATGGCATACTTAATGCCAAGTATGGCTGCCAGGGGCTCCATAGAGTTTTGGGGCAAATTGAGCGCTTTGGGAATTACAATCGTCCTGCAAATGAGCTCTGAATTATACAGAGTCTATCTCCATGCAAAAACTCACAATGTGATATGGTCTGGAAGGAAGGTTACGAGTGAGCATGCCTTCGTTGGATCGGCAATCATAATAACCATTTCCTTCgtactcctcctcctcctcctggcCTGCGCCCACTTCGCCAGCCTAGGCATCCAG GTTATTTTTTCTCAAAAGATTCCTTTGATTCTACCGCCAGAAAGGGATGCTGACGTAAAGCAATGGAGGTGGCGTGATGTTGAAGATAAAGTGCTGAAAGCATGGATTGTTGCTCGGGCTTACACTCCTGAATTTATAATTGCAAAGTCACCGTTGAGCTCTTCTGCTGCAGTCATGCTGTGGCTTCTAATTGGGAGTTCAATGATAGGATGGTTTATGAGTGGTCCATCTCTTAAGACACATGGAACCTTTAATCTGTTGAAGTTGGCAGTGACTTTTCTACAAGTTGCGTTCATCCTCATAGGCTGGGTAATCGTGACATGGAGATCTGGAATAGCTGCAGGATATTACCTaaaatggcattcagagacctggCGGACCATTTGTAAAGTCGAAGATTTTTGGACAAGGCACATTAAAGATTTGATAAGGGCTAAAGAGCTGAAGCTTCTGCCTGAAGAAAGGCTTGATACAGAAGTTCACAAGCTTGTCGTCAAGCAAACAACAAAAAACCAGATCCCAAGGATGTTCTTGTATTTGATGATGATGGTACAATGGCTAACGGTATCCTTCAGCAAACTATGTTGGATCATCTCTGTTAGCTTTTTTCAAAGTGGATGCATGTCCGGTTTGTGTTGCATACTGCCCAAGCAAAGTGCAAAGGAATTCGAGAAGTTCTCAAATTATGAAAAGGTTTTGGAAGGCCTAGAGATGCTGGATGAGACTCGAGAAAGCCTGTGGATAGCTAATAAAAGGTCCATTGCAAAAGCAAAGGATCTTATCACACATGGCAATCATGATGGGGAAACTAGTTGTAAAGAGTTGGTTGCTTTGCTGGCACGTAGAAAGGAGAGAGATGGTTTAGATCTTAGCAGTTTCGATCCTAAAGAGGCTGCAGGAGGATTCAAGTACTTATGGCAGATGACTTCTATTGAGGATTGTAAGCCCTTAGAAGTTGAGAAACAGTTTGTAGAGGCCACTAAAACATCTTGGAAAATGACAGCAGTTTCCTTGATTAGTATCATTATCCATCTCTCTCCAGTCTGTAATTCATCAGAATGCTCTGACGCTTCTGGTAATACTTCTCATGATTTTCCTCCCAAAGAGGTAAAGGATTCTCTAAAGGCATACTCTCAAGCATGGGAAATACTAGATTTTGTTGATGCCCATGAAGATAACCGCATCACGTGTAAGGCCGCAGATGAACTCTTCATTACTCTGGAAACAAGTGTGGATAAAGGGGTTCTTCCCCCGAGAAGAATTTTTCATACAACATCTGAATGCTCATTTATAGCAATTGATGAGCTTGCAGAGCAAAGTAAAAGGAAAGTATATAATCCCAGGGGTTTGGATATTATATCGGCCATGGTTAATAGACTTGGACTAAAAAGTAAGGTGGAGAAGACAAAGGCTGAGGGTGGAGATTTGGAGAGCGGAGGAGCGTATGATTCCATGGACTGGAAGGAAGTTGCAGGGGGAAATGCTGTGTACAAGCTATGCAAAAGTATTGCTCGCAACTATAATGCTGATACCCGGGAATTGTTAGAGGAGTTGCAATTGGCGTTAGCAGACATTATATATGCTTCCATTGCAAAAGCCAAGCTCATCATAGTTGAAAGAACTAGTAAATGGGCGAAACAGTCTGATGAAAATAGCATAGCTAGAGCACTTTATATAACAGGAAAAGCAACGGCGCTGATGAAAGAGGTGAAACGCTTAGAGAAACGCAAGACCACAATTCCACCTCGttattattag